GACCAATCCCTGCGCCTGGAGGATGTTCGCCGAATTCTCGGTCTGGCCGGCGGGGAGCTGTTCCAGCGGCTGATTCACGCCATGCGCACCCAAGATTGCCTAGATGTCCATGACGTGCTCAAGGTACTGTTGAATCAAGGCCTTGATCTTGGTTTTTTTTTGCGCGAACTTGCCGGATTGTGGCGCAATCTCTTCTTGTTGCGCCAAATCGGGGAAAAGGCCCTGCCGCTGTTGGAACTGCCGGATGAAGAAGGGCGGGCTTGGTTGACCGTGGCCTCGGAACTGTCGCCGACGTATATCCATGCGGCATGGCAGATCACTCTGGAAGCCCAGCGCAAGGTTCTGAACAGTCTTGAGCCGGCCCAGTCTTTGGAAATGCTGCTCTTGAACCTGACGTACCTGCCGCAACTGGTATCATTGGAAGAGTTGCAGCATGATCCAGGCGATCAAAGAGCTGCTCGAGAAGTAGCCGGTCCGCTCCAGGCCGGGATGGCTCGCCAGGCACAAACACAGCCCCCGAAACATATTCCGGATCGGCAGAATCAGTGGCCAGCCGTAGCGGACCCCCGACATCCTGCTCCCCCGGCACAGCCTGGGATGTCCCTCCCGGACCAGGCTCCCAAACAATCCACCGTGGAATACCCTTCCGCCGGCGGCGCGAATGAACCGCCCGTCAGTGTACATGAATCCGTGCCGCAGGCAGGAAAACAGACTGAGCCTGCGGGGCAGGACACCTCACCGGTAGCCGCTCTTGCCGACGTATCTTCCTCGGCCAAAACCTGGGAAGGATTTCTGGAACATTATGACCGGCTGTGCCGCAGCAATCAGGCCTGCCTTCCCGGTCTTCGTCAGGTGAAATGTTCCCAAAGTCAAAACCGATTGACCTTACGCTGTGCCCACCGCGTTTTGTACGATGGGCTGAGCGATCCCGCAAAATGGCGGATTCTGGAAAACCTGGTCCATGAGTACTACGGGGCTCCCATCAAGCTTGAATTGGTCCCGCCTGATGCTCCACAGGCAACGAAACAGGCCAGGGAGTCGATTTCACCGGAAGCGCATCCGTTGGTGAACGAATTTGTCGAACAATTAAAAGCGAAAGTTGTATCCGTTGAACCGCGGACGCATTATAACCAGAAACAATGAACGTACCGACAGTGACAATTGTAGCTACTCAGGACATTTGATCGCAAGCCGGAAAAGGTTCGGCTTGTAAGTTTTGCGGTGCAACGTCCAGCTGAGAATTGACTTGCCTTGCGTTTGCTTGGCCGTATAAAGATCAAGGCATGTTGGACTCTCGGCTGATCGTTGCGATTTTTATAGCCTCAAGGAGATAATAATTATGATGAAGGGAATGGGAGACTTGGTGCGCCAAGCCCAGATGATGCAAAACAAGATCAGCAAGTTGCAGGAAGAAGTCGGCAAGAGAACGGTGGAGGCGTCCGCGGGAGGGGGGATGGTTTCGGTGACCGCCAATGGCGCTCAGGAGGTTTTGGCCGTGAAGATTGATCCTGCCGTTGTCAATCCGGAAGACGTGGAAATGCTGCAGGACCTGGTTCTGGCCGCTGTGAACGAGGCCATGAAAAAGGCCGGGGATATGATGAAGGAAGAAATGGCCCAGGTTACCGGCGGATTGAAGATTCCGGGAATGTTCTAGGATTGTCTGGAGTGCGGGAACTGCCCCAGACCTTGCGGGTCGTTGTGGACCAGTTGGCCACGTTGCCGGGACTCGGTCCGAAGTCGGCCCTGCGCGTGGCCTTGACACTGCTTAAATGGCCCAAGGAAAGAACCATGGACCTGGGCCGCGGCATTCTTGAACTGCGGGACAAACTCTGTCTCTGCAGTTCATGTGCCGGAATTTCGGACCAGGATCCGTGCGCTATCTGTACGGATCCGGAACGGCGGCCCGAGCAGCTCTGCCTGGTCGCGGAATGGGATTCCATGCTGATCATGGAACAATCGGGAATATACAAAGGCATGTACCTCGTCCTGGGGGGGCTGTTGTCGCCTCTGGACGGGATCAAGCCAGAAAGTTTGGAAATGGTTCGATTGCGGGAAAAGTTGTCCCGGGATCAGGTGACGGAATTGATTTTAGCTCTGGGAACAACCATGGAGTCGGAAACCACCGGCTCGTACATCAAGAACCTTGTCGAGCGGGAATTCCCGCTCACCCAAGTGACTCGGCTCGCCCAGGGGATTCCGTTGGGCACGGACTTGAAATACATTGACAAGGAAACCCTTCGCCAATCCATAGCCTACCGCCAAAAAATCTGACATCAGCCAATCGGCTCGAGGACATGATCCGGACATTCAGCACTTGATACACAACAGAGATTCGGCATCCATTACCTCTGTTGCGCGGCATGTTATGATACCCGGAGACTCCGTCAGTGTTTGGATCAAAAGCCTAATAGGATTTACTCAGCCGGGCTGATTCCTATCCCGCAAGAGTTTGCAGAGTAGATACGGCAAATTCAATGCGGTTGAACAGGCGCATCCTGATCATCGATTCCGGCCAACACTTTTCCGGCCAGAGCAGCATAACGGGACTCGACATCAAGTACTGCCAGTTTGAACAGTTCCAGATCCTTTCCCGCCAATGTGCGGCCGGGAGGCGAGTTTACGGCGGCCGGATTGACGTGCTGGCCTCGCAGGTGGACTTCGTAATGTAGATGCGGTCCCGTGGACATGCCGGTGGTGCCGACGTAGCCGATGACCTGCCCCTGCTTCACACGTTTTCCTTTTGTCATTCCCGAGGCCAAACGGCTCATATGGGCATACAAGGTGGTATAATCGTTGGGGTGGCGCATTTCCACGGTGATTCCGTAGTTGCCTTTGCGGCCGGCATGAGTGACAACGCCGTCTCCAGCGGCCATGATCGGCGTGCCAGAGGGGGCGGCAAAATCAAGACCTCGGTGCATCCGGCTGTAACCGAGGATCGGATGTCGACGCATGCCGTAGCCCGAGCTGAGTCTTGCGCCGTCGATGGGCGTGAGCATCAAGGTTTTTCTGACGCTCTGACCGCGTTCATTGAAAAAATCGGACTCTCCGTCCGGAGTCGTAAAGCGGTAAATTCGTAATGCTCTCCCACTGGTTTCCAATTTGGCGAAGAGCAGCGGACCTTCTCGCACGGCTTGACCCTGGTCATCCACTTGCTGTTCAAAAAGCGCTTCAAAGCGATCACCGGGATGAAGATCTCGCTGAAAGTCAATGTCGTAGGAAAGAGCGCGGATCATCTGTATCAACAGGGGGCTTGGCATACCAGCCTGCATGGCCGCCGCGTAGAGGCTGGACGTAATCTCCCCT
This DNA window, taken from Desulfonatronum thiosulfatophilum, encodes the following:
- a CDS encoding YbaB/EbfC family nucleoid-associated protein, with translation MKGMGDLVRQAQMMQNKISKLQEEVGKRTVEASAGGGMVSVTANGAQEVLAVKIDPAVVNPEDVEMLQDLVLAAVNEAMKKAGDMMKEEMAQVTGGLKIPGMF
- a CDS encoding M23 family metallopeptidase, whose translation is MNEIDEYLLDVVEENLEEDSDSVLERIVRVARGDTLMGILLDAGLARSEAHAAVSALQEIYNPRALRPGHEVVLTFRPAGEDLEEDLFAGLRMQVDVDRNVMVLREDEEVFLAKEEHLELSVQQVAAQGEITSSLYAAAMQAGMPSPLLIQMIRALSYDIDFQRDLHPGDRFEALFEQQVDDQGQAVREGPLLFAKLETSGRALRIYRFTTPDGESDFFNERGQSVRKTLMLTPIDGARLSSGYGMRRHPILGYSRMHRGLDFAAPSGTPIMAAGDGVVTHAGRKGNYGITVEMRHPNDYTTLYAHMSRLASGMTKGKRVKQGQVIGYVGTTGMSTGPHLHYEVHLRGQHVNPAAVNSPPGRTLAGKDLELFKLAVLDVESRYAALAGKVLAGIDDQDAPVQPH
- the dnaX gene encoding DNA polymerase III subunit gamma/tau, whose product is MSHIQLTAKHRPQTFAQVCGQEDIRAILSRASVQDRVAAAYLFSGTRGVGKTTLARIFAKAINCVTAPTSEPCNQCHHCRQITAGSAVDVAEIDGASNRGIEQARRLKEDVGYAPLECRYKVIIIDEAHMLTRDAFNALLKTMEEPPPGVTFIMATTEPHKFPATIISRSQHYVFKMLPQAQLQAHLQRILELEGREFEPAATALLARRAAGSVRDAMSLLEQVLTISDQSLRLEDVRRILGLAGGELFQRLIHAMRTQDCLDVHDVLKVLLNQGLDLGFFLRELAGLWRNLFLLRQIGEKALPLLELPDEEGRAWLTVASELSPTYIHAAWQITLEAQRKVLNSLEPAQSLEMLLLNLTYLPQLVSLEELQHDPGDQRAAREVAGPLQAGMARQAQTQPPKHIPDRQNQWPAVADPRHPAPPAQPGMSLPDQAPKQSTVEYPSAGGANEPPVSVHESVPQAGKQTEPAGQDTSPVAALADVSSSAKTWEGFLEHYDRLCRSNQACLPGLRQVKCSQSQNRLTLRCAHRVLYDGLSDPAKWRILENLVHEYYGAPIKLELVPPDAPQATKQARESISPEAHPLVNEFVEQLKAKVVSVEPRTHYNQKQ
- the recR gene encoding recombination mediator RecR; the encoded protein is MRELPQTLRVVVDQLATLPGLGPKSALRVALTLLKWPKERTMDLGRGILELRDKLCLCSSCAGISDQDPCAICTDPERRPEQLCLVAEWDSMLIMEQSGIYKGMYLVLGGLLSPLDGIKPESLEMVRLREKLSRDQVTELILALGTTMESETTGSYIKNLVEREFPLTQVTRLAQGIPLGTDLKYIDKETLRQSIAYRQKI